A portion of the Channa argus isolate prfri chromosome 19, Channa argus male v1.0, whole genome shotgun sequence genome contains these proteins:
- the c19h8orf34 gene encoding uncharacterized protein C8orf34 homolog isoform X2: MASPQQSRIQSYLEKNKIGPLFEELMTKLITETPDHPIPFLIDHLQTKQDSPGKLHRALSGSAALWAQSSPETKNTRREYSNYEKPWQIHPKKPKKSKSDLAVSSISPPSPESKSLPRSIEYPSWDWRESRDFDELNHILQESKKLGKALESLSRSIAISDELDQNLGGFNPVLRPRVVGEWVGREEEDADPLAAEMLHPPVPRAKNEVCWSSDSSPAGSLKMETKSKGLKEQQRHHKKLLAAMLSQDSFDLVHSPPPSITEEEMEDEDDAMELLEDLDDLRMEGVTGLAPSGSKFSQGRSSYHSEPQAKVTLNICSRCARLQGDSLSDNRSEEEDRPHISEQAVPDISSPLPGVDTVAGRLQECESLSQVSGSRQAVWEADLKAVRGGSSVGQTGLLLGDSLFSKELENMGKQLAEVEKDLAKLAEVGKMTTRSANNPHSSLLHTPLRHRTLPDTLPLPSLVSKPQSPAGSLSGKPCGGGLPLLSPKSTSLVMGRTQSPSNSGSRTQTPRKPSRPLTPNSLLTRSNFNPASHKEVTFRRSRSRPVTPTSQPTHPRPLLTPPGLSTTDSLGASLRAYLSEDEFYQQLQAIRQPWHIPSDTDSDILEPPEQDKKCISIRNLN; this comes from the exons GAGTTGATGACCAAATTGATAACTGAGACTCCAGACCATCCAATCCCTTTTCTCATTGATCACCTGCAGACCAAGCAAGACAGCCCTGGCAAGCTGCACAGAGCTCTATCTGGCTCTGCAGCGCTATGGGCACAGAGCTCCCCAG AAACCAAAAACACTAGAAGGGAGTACAGCAACTATGAGAAGCCATGGCAAATTCACCCAAAGAAACCGAAGAAATCCAAGAGCGACCTCGCTGTTTCAAGCATCTCCCCACCGTCTCCCGAATCCAAGTCCT TGCCGCGGTCAATCGAGTACCCATCCTGGGACTGGAGAGAGAGCCGGGACTTTGACGAACTCAACCACATTTTGCAGGAGAGCAAGAAGCTGGGCAAGGCCCTGGAGAGCTTGTCGCGCA GCATTGCCATCTCTGATGAGCTCGACCAG aACCTGGGAGGGTTTAACCCAGTGTTGCGACCTCGGGTGGTGGGGGAGTGGGTTGGCCGCGAGGAGGAGGATGCCGACCCACTGGCTGCTGAGATGCTGCATCCCCCTGTCCCTCGGGCCAAAAATGAAGTGTGCTGGAGTAGCGACAGCAGCCCTGCTGGGAG CCTGAAGATGGAAACAAAGAGCAAAGGGCTAAAGGAGCAACAGCGGCATCATAAGAAGCTCCTGGCAGCCATGTTGTCCCAGGACTCCTTCGATTTAGTCCACAGCCCACCCCCCTCCATCACAGAGGAAGagatggaggatgaggatgatgcCATGGAGCTTCTGG AGGACCTGGATGACCTGCGAATGGAGGGCGTGACAGGTTTGGCTCCATCCGGCAGTAAGTTCAGCCAGGGACGCAGCTCCTATCATTCTGAGCCACAGGCCAAAGTTACACTGAACATCTGCTCTAGGTGTGCCAG GTTACAGGGGGACAGTCTATCAGACAACAGATCTGAAGAGGAGGACAGGCCCCACATATCTGAACAAGCTGTCCCTGACATCTCCT CACCATTGCCTGGCGTGGACACGGTGGCAGGACGGTTGCAGGAATGTGAGTCCCTGTCTCAAGTGTCAGGCTCT CGTCAGGCTGTCTGGGAGGCTGATCTGAAGGCTGTGAGAGGTGGGAGTTCTGTTGGGCAGACAGGCCTGCTACTGGGCGACTCCCTCTTTTCTAAAGAGCTGGAGAACATGGGCAAACAGCTGGCTG AGGTTGAGAAGGACCTGGCCAAGCTGGCAGAAGTTGGAAAGATGACCACCCGGAGCGCCAATAATCCACACAGCAGTCTACTCCACACCCCTCTGCGCCACAGAACCCTGCCCGACACACTGCCTCTCCCAAGCCTGGTCTCCAAGCCCCAATCTCCCGCTGGCAGCCTCTCAGGCAAGCCCTGTGGTGGGGGCCTTCCACTGCTCAGCCCCAAGTCCACGTCACTGGTCATGGGTCGAACTCAATCTCCCAGCAACTCTGGGAGCAGGACTCAAACCCCTAGAAAGCCCAGCCGACCCCTTACCCCAAATAGTTTGCTGACACGCTCAAACTTTAACCCTGCATCCCATAAAGAAGTCACCTTCAGGAGGTCGCGGAGCCGTCCTGTAACCCCCACAAGTCAGCCCACACATCCCCGACCACTACTCACCCCTCCTGGACTAAGCACTACAGACAGCCTTGGTGCCAGCCTACGGGCCTATCTGTCTGAG GACGAGTTTTACCAGCAATTGCAGGCCATTAGACAGCCCTGGCATATTCCCAGTGACACAGACAGTGACATCCTGGAACCTCCTGAACAGGACAAGA AATGCATCTCCATCAGAAACTTAAACTGA
- the c19h8orf34 gene encoding uncharacterized protein C8orf34 homolog isoform X1: MASPQQSRIQSYLEKNKIGPLFEELMTKLITETPDHPIPFLIDHLQTKQDSPGKLHRALSGSAALWAQSSPETKNTRREYSNYEKPWQIHPKKPKKSKSDLAVSSISPPSPESKSLPRSIEYPSWDWRESRDFDELNHILQESKKLGKALESLSRSIAISDELDQNLGGFNPVLRPRVVGEWVGREEEDADPLAAEMLHPPVPRAKNEVCWSSDSSPAGSLKMETKSKGLKEQQRHHKKLLAAMLSQDSFDLVHSPPPSITEEEMEDEDDAMELLEDLDDLRMEGVTGLAPSGSKFSQGRSSYHSEPQAKVTLNICSRCARLQGDSLSDNRSEEEDRPHISEQAVPDISSPLPGVDTVAGRLQECESLSQVSGSRQAVWEADLKAVRGGSSVGQTGLLLGDSLFSKELENMGKQLAEVEKDLAKLAEVGKMTTRSANNPHSSLLHTPLRHRTLPDTLPLPSLVSKPQSPAGSLSGKPCGGGLPLLSPKSTSLVMGRTQSPSNSGSRTQTPRKPSRPLTPNSLLTRSNFNPASHKEVTFRRSRSRPVTPTSQPTHPRPLLTPPGLSTTDSLGASLRAYLSEDEFYQQLQAIRQPWHIPSDTDSDILEPPEQDKSGARDANKRSVFSGL, from the exons GAGTTGATGACCAAATTGATAACTGAGACTCCAGACCATCCAATCCCTTTTCTCATTGATCACCTGCAGACCAAGCAAGACAGCCCTGGCAAGCTGCACAGAGCTCTATCTGGCTCTGCAGCGCTATGGGCACAGAGCTCCCCAG AAACCAAAAACACTAGAAGGGAGTACAGCAACTATGAGAAGCCATGGCAAATTCACCCAAAGAAACCGAAGAAATCCAAGAGCGACCTCGCTGTTTCAAGCATCTCCCCACCGTCTCCCGAATCCAAGTCCT TGCCGCGGTCAATCGAGTACCCATCCTGGGACTGGAGAGAGAGCCGGGACTTTGACGAACTCAACCACATTTTGCAGGAGAGCAAGAAGCTGGGCAAGGCCCTGGAGAGCTTGTCGCGCA GCATTGCCATCTCTGATGAGCTCGACCAG aACCTGGGAGGGTTTAACCCAGTGTTGCGACCTCGGGTGGTGGGGGAGTGGGTTGGCCGCGAGGAGGAGGATGCCGACCCACTGGCTGCTGAGATGCTGCATCCCCCTGTCCCTCGGGCCAAAAATGAAGTGTGCTGGAGTAGCGACAGCAGCCCTGCTGGGAG CCTGAAGATGGAAACAAAGAGCAAAGGGCTAAAGGAGCAACAGCGGCATCATAAGAAGCTCCTGGCAGCCATGTTGTCCCAGGACTCCTTCGATTTAGTCCACAGCCCACCCCCCTCCATCACAGAGGAAGagatggaggatgaggatgatgcCATGGAGCTTCTGG AGGACCTGGATGACCTGCGAATGGAGGGCGTGACAGGTTTGGCTCCATCCGGCAGTAAGTTCAGCCAGGGACGCAGCTCCTATCATTCTGAGCCACAGGCCAAAGTTACACTGAACATCTGCTCTAGGTGTGCCAG GTTACAGGGGGACAGTCTATCAGACAACAGATCTGAAGAGGAGGACAGGCCCCACATATCTGAACAAGCTGTCCCTGACATCTCCT CACCATTGCCTGGCGTGGACACGGTGGCAGGACGGTTGCAGGAATGTGAGTCCCTGTCTCAAGTGTCAGGCTCT CGTCAGGCTGTCTGGGAGGCTGATCTGAAGGCTGTGAGAGGTGGGAGTTCTGTTGGGCAGACAGGCCTGCTACTGGGCGACTCCCTCTTTTCTAAAGAGCTGGAGAACATGGGCAAACAGCTGGCTG AGGTTGAGAAGGACCTGGCCAAGCTGGCAGAAGTTGGAAAGATGACCACCCGGAGCGCCAATAATCCACACAGCAGTCTACTCCACACCCCTCTGCGCCACAGAACCCTGCCCGACACACTGCCTCTCCCAAGCCTGGTCTCCAAGCCCCAATCTCCCGCTGGCAGCCTCTCAGGCAAGCCCTGTGGTGGGGGCCTTCCACTGCTCAGCCCCAAGTCCACGTCACTGGTCATGGGTCGAACTCAATCTCCCAGCAACTCTGGGAGCAGGACTCAAACCCCTAGAAAGCCCAGCCGACCCCTTACCCCAAATAGTTTGCTGACACGCTCAAACTTTAACCCTGCATCCCATAAAGAAGTCACCTTCAGGAGGTCGCGGAGCCGTCCTGTAACCCCCACAAGTCAGCCCACACATCCCCGACCACTACTCACCCCTCCTGGACTAAGCACTACAGACAGCCTTGGTGCCAGCCTACGGGCCTATCTGTCTGAG GACGAGTTTTACCAGCAATTGCAGGCCATTAGACAGCCCTGGCATATTCCCAGTGACACAGACAGTGACATCCTGGAACCTCCTGAACAGGACAAGA GTGGTGCACGAGATGCCAATAAAAGATCTGTGTTTTCAG
- the c19h8orf34 gene encoding uncharacterized protein C8orf34 homolog isoform X3 — MRSHGKFTQRNRRNPRATSLFQASPHRLPNPSPCRGQSSTHPGTGERAGTLTNSTTFCRRARSWARPWRACRANLGGFNPVLRPRVVGEWVGREEEDADPLAAEMLHPPVPRAKNEVCWSSDSSPAGSLKMETKSKGLKEQQRHHKKLLAAMLSQDSFDLVHSPPPSITEEEMEDEDDAMELLEDLDDLRMEGVTGLAPSGSKFSQGRSSYHSEPQAKVTLNICSRCARLQGDSLSDNRSEEEDRPHISEQAVPDISSPLPGVDTVAGRLQECESLSQVSGSRQAVWEADLKAVRGGSSVGQTGLLLGDSLFSKELENMGKQLAEVEKDLAKLAEVGKMTTRSANNPHSSLLHTPLRHRTLPDTLPLPSLVSKPQSPAGSLSGKPCGGGLPLLSPKSTSLVMGRTQSPSNSGSRTQTPRKPSRPLTPNSLLTRSNFNPASHKEVTFRRSRSRPVTPTSQPTHPRPLLTPPGLSTTDSLGASLRAYLSEDEFYQQLQAIRQPWHIPSDTDSDILEPPEQDKSGARDANKRSVFSGL; from the exons ATGAGAAGCCATGGCAAATTCACCCAAAGAAACCGAAGAAATCCAAGAGCGACCTCGCTGTTTCAAGCATCTCCCCACCGTCTCCCGAATCCAAGTCCT TGCCGCGGTCAATCGAGTACCCATCCTGGGACTGGAGAGAGAGCCGGGACTTTGACGAACTCAACCACATTTTGCAGGAGAGCAAGAAGCTGGGCAAGGCCCTGGAGAGCTTGTCGCGCA aACCTGGGAGGGTTTAACCCAGTGTTGCGACCTCGGGTGGTGGGGGAGTGGGTTGGCCGCGAGGAGGAGGATGCCGACCCACTGGCTGCTGAGATGCTGCATCCCCCTGTCCCTCGGGCCAAAAATGAAGTGTGCTGGAGTAGCGACAGCAGCCCTGCTGGGAG CCTGAAGATGGAAACAAAGAGCAAAGGGCTAAAGGAGCAACAGCGGCATCATAAGAAGCTCCTGGCAGCCATGTTGTCCCAGGACTCCTTCGATTTAGTCCACAGCCCACCCCCCTCCATCACAGAGGAAGagatggaggatgaggatgatgcCATGGAGCTTCTGG AGGACCTGGATGACCTGCGAATGGAGGGCGTGACAGGTTTGGCTCCATCCGGCAGTAAGTTCAGCCAGGGACGCAGCTCCTATCATTCTGAGCCACAGGCCAAAGTTACACTGAACATCTGCTCTAGGTGTGCCAG GTTACAGGGGGACAGTCTATCAGACAACAGATCTGAAGAGGAGGACAGGCCCCACATATCTGAACAAGCTGTCCCTGACATCTCCT CACCATTGCCTGGCGTGGACACGGTGGCAGGACGGTTGCAGGAATGTGAGTCCCTGTCTCAAGTGTCAGGCTCT CGTCAGGCTGTCTGGGAGGCTGATCTGAAGGCTGTGAGAGGTGGGAGTTCTGTTGGGCAGACAGGCCTGCTACTGGGCGACTCCCTCTTTTCTAAAGAGCTGGAGAACATGGGCAAACAGCTGGCTG AGGTTGAGAAGGACCTGGCCAAGCTGGCAGAAGTTGGAAAGATGACCACCCGGAGCGCCAATAATCCACACAGCAGTCTACTCCACACCCCTCTGCGCCACAGAACCCTGCCCGACACACTGCCTCTCCCAAGCCTGGTCTCCAAGCCCCAATCTCCCGCTGGCAGCCTCTCAGGCAAGCCCTGTGGTGGGGGCCTTCCACTGCTCAGCCCCAAGTCCACGTCACTGGTCATGGGTCGAACTCAATCTCCCAGCAACTCTGGGAGCAGGACTCAAACCCCTAGAAAGCCCAGCCGACCCCTTACCCCAAATAGTTTGCTGACACGCTCAAACTTTAACCCTGCATCCCATAAAGAAGTCACCTTCAGGAGGTCGCGGAGCCGTCCTGTAACCCCCACAAGTCAGCCCACACATCCCCGACCACTACTCACCCCTCCTGGACTAAGCACTACAGACAGCCTTGGTGCCAGCCTACGGGCCTATCTGTCTGAG GACGAGTTTTACCAGCAATTGCAGGCCATTAGACAGCCCTGGCATATTCCCAGTGACACAGACAGTGACATCCTGGAACCTCCTGAACAGGACAAGA GTGGTGCACGAGATGCCAATAAAAGATCTGTGTTTTCAG